The genomic window CCCCTCCCCTGTTTCGTTCGCCACACAGAACCAACTCCTGTGGGCCGTTCGCGTCCGCTGGCTCGTCATCGGCGGTTTCCTCTTCTTGGCGCTGGTTGTGCACGCTGTCGGGCTCTTCGGCTCCATCGCACCGTGCCTGCGAGCCGCCGTTTGCGGCGTCATCCTGAACGGGTTGAACCATTGGTACGTACGCCAGCGGCGGCGCGTCACGCTGGTCACCGCGGTTGCGATTCCGTTGGACCACGTGCTGATCACCTACGTCGTGGTGAACACCGGTGGGGTGCAGAGTCCCTTCATCATGATGTACGTCGTCCAGGTGTTAGCCACGGCCATGCTGGTCGACACCCGGGTGGCGGCGCTGAGCGCGGTGTTCGCCATGCTGACATGGCTCCTGGGCATCAGCCTGCTTTCCGCCGGTCATCTTCAGGCGCCCCCTTTGTTCGCCACCGACAGCGGGCTCGGACCCGCCAGTTCGACATCGGTGTACCACGGCATGTGGGCTGCCTTCCTGCTCTATTGCCTATCTTTGCTGGTCTACCTCGGCGGATACATCTCGAATCGTTTACGCACCAGCGAGCGGGACCTCGAGGACAGGAACCGGCGGTTGCATGACGCTCTGGCGTCACTAAACACCGCGCACAAGGACTTGACAGGCGCCTATGATCGATTGAAACAGGCGGAAGCGCATCTTGTGCAATCGGAAAAGATGCGCAGTCTGGGGCAACTCGTCGCCGGAGTGGCGCACGAGCTGAGCAACCCCATCAGCTTCGTTTCGGCCAACGTCGAGCATCTCCGCACCTACGTCAATGCCCTGGCTCAGGCATTGGACGCCTATGGCAGCCTGCCGCTGCCCGCGGACGAGCGCGCGCGCTGTGAAGCCCGACGACGTGAACTTCAAGTTGACCGCGCCCTCGCCGACCTCCCCAGCCTGCTAGACGACTGTGAAGAAGGCGCCCGGCGGACCAAACGCATCGTCAACGAACTCCGGACCTTCGCGCGCAGTGACCGGCACGACTCCTGGGAATGCGTCGACCTCCATCGCGGCATCGACAGCACGTTGGCGCTCCTCACGCATCGTTTGAAGGAGCACATCACCGTGCATCGGGACTACGACGAGTTGCCGGAAGTCGAGTGCTTGCCGGGACCGCTGAATCAGGTCTTCATGAATCTGCTCGCCAACGCCGCCGATGCCATCGGCCTGAAGAACGGCAACGTGTGGATCGCAACGCGCCTGCTCTCCGCCGACCCGGCGGTACCCGGCGGGCCGATGGTCGCCATTGCCATCCGTGATGACGGCGTCGGCATGCCGCCGGACCTGCAAACCAAGGTGTTCGATCCTTTCTTCACCACCAAAGCGGTGGGACAGGGAACGGGTTTGGGGCTCAGCGTCTCCTACGGCATCGTCGAACGGCACGGCGGCACGCTGGCGCTGGCCTCCGTGCCCGGCGCCGGATCGACCTTCACGGTGACGTTGCCGGTGAGACAGCCTCAGACGCCGCCCCCCACGTCGGGCTGAGCAGTTCACCGCCACGCACGTCGAGCGCGTCCCGTAACCCGTCGCCGAGCACGTGCAACCCCAAAACGGTTAACATCATTGCCAGGCCCGGGAACAGCGCGATGTGGGGCGCGATCAGCAGGAACGAACGCCCATCATTGACCATGGCTCCCCAAGAGGGCGTCGGCGGCTGCACTCCGAGGCCGAGAAAACTGAGGCTCGCCTCCCCGACCATGGCGCCAGCCATGCCGAACGTCGCCTGCACCAGCAACGGGGTGAGTAATTGCGGAAAGATGTGCCACGCCATGACCCGTAGCGGCGTCGCGCCCAATGCAATCGCCGCGCTCACGAACTCGCAATTGCGCCAGGCCAGCACCTCGGCGCGAACCAGGCGCGCGTACCCGGTCCACCCGATCACAGACAGCGCCAGCAGCACATTGCGCAGCGACGGACCGAGGACCGCCGACAACGCAATCGCCAGCAGAATCCCCGGAAAGGCCATGAGCACGTCAATCAACCGCATGATGAGATCGTCCGCACGCCCGCCGGCGTATCCGGCCAGCGCCCCGACCCCCAGTCCGATGCTAGCGGAGATGCCGACCACCAGGACGCCGACCAGCAACGACACGCGAGCACCGTACACGACCCGACTCAGCACATCTCTGCCGAGCTTGTCTTGGCCGAAGGGGTGCTCGAGGCGCGGCGGCCGCAGATCTTCACTCAGATTCTGCGTGGTCGGGCTGTCCCGAATTATGCTCGGGCCCAACAACGCCAGCGTTACAAACAGCAGCACGATCGCCAGCCCGGTCAGTACCTGGGTGTTGGTGAGCGCACGCATCATGGCCGCACCCGCAGCCGCGGATCGACCATGCCGTAGAGCAGGTCCGTCAGCAGGTTGATCGACACGTAGCTGAGCGCGATGACCAGGATGCAGCCCTGCACCAGCGGGTAGTCACGCGTCTGGATCGCCAGCAGCGTCAGGCGACCGAGGCCAGGCCAGGCGAAAATCGTCTCGGTTATGATCGTCCCGCCCAACAGGGCGCCAGCTTGCAGGCCGAGGATCGTAATGACCGGCAACACCGCATTGCGTAACGCGTGACCCAACAGGACCCGCGCCTCGCCGGCGCCTTTGGCGCGGGCCGTGCGGATGTAGTCTTCCTGCAGCCGGTCCAGCAGCGTCGCCCGCAGCATACGTATGAGGATGGCGGCCATCCCCATGCCCAGGGTCAAGGCCGGAAGGACCACGGACGACAGCCCCCCGCGTCCCGACACGGGAGCCCATTCCAGGCCGATGGCAAAGGCGACAATCAACATCGGACCGAGGTAGAAGTTCGGCATGCAGGCACCCAGGACGGCCACGCCTCGGCAGGCAACATCGAGCCTCGAATGCGGGCGCGCAGCG from Candidatus Binatia bacterium includes these protein-coding regions:
- a CDS encoding ATP-binding protein, giving the protein PSPVSFATQNQLLWAVRVRWLVIGGFLFLALVVHAVGLFGSIAPCLRAAVCGVILNGLNHWYVRQRRRVTLVTAVAIPLDHVLITYVVVNTGGVQSPFIMMYVVQVLATAMLVDTRVAALSAVFAMLTWLLGISLLSAGHLQAPPLFATDSGLGPASSTSVYHGMWAAFLLYCLSLLVYLGGYISNRLRTSERDLEDRNRRLHDALASLNTAHKDLTGAYDRLKQAEAHLVQSEKMRSLGQLVAGVAHELSNPISFVSANVEHLRTYVNALAQALDAYGSLPLPADERARCEARRRELQVDRALADLPSLLDDCEEGARRTKRIVNELRTFARSDRHDSWECVDLHRGIDSTLALLTHRLKEHITVHRDYDELPEVECLPGPLNQVFMNLLANAADAIGLKNGNVWIATRLLSADPAVPGGPMVAIAIRDDGVGMPPDLQTKVFDPFFTTKAVGQGTGLGLSVSYGIVERHGGTLALASVPGAGSTFTVTLPVRQPQTPPPTSG
- a CDS encoding ABC transporter permease yields the protein MMRALTNTQVLTGLAIVLLFVTLALLGPSIIRDSPTTQNLSEDLRPPRLEHPFGQDKLGRDVLSRVVYGARVSLLVGVLVVGISASIGLGVGALAGYAGGRADDLIMRLIDVLMAFPGILLAIALSAVLGPSLRNVLLALSVIGWTGYARLVRAEVLAWRNCEFVSAAIALGATPLRVMAWHIFPQLLTPLLVQATFGMAGAMVGEASLSFLGLGVQPPTPSWGAMVNDGRSFLLIAPHIALFPGLAMMLTVLGLHVLGDGLRDALDVRGGELLSPTWGAASEAVSPATSP
- the nikB gene encoding nickel ABC transporter permease, producing MTRYVVRRIALAVPTVLGVVTLVFLLIHLVPGDPVDVMLGETAHTTDKLRLRRQLGLDLPLPVQYARYLSHLVRADLGRSLHSGRPVRRLIAARYPATLELAAAALVTALIIAVPLALAAAARPHSRLDVACRGVAVLGACMPNFYLGPMLIVAFAIGLEWAPVSGRGGLSSVVLPALTLGMGMAAILIRMLRATLLDRLQEDYIRTARAKGAGEARVLLGHALRNAVLPVITILGLQAGALLGGTIITETIFAWPGLGRLTLLAIQTRDYPLVQGCILVIALSYVSINLLTDLLYGMVDPRLRVRP